In Streptomyces capitiformicae, one genomic interval encodes:
- a CDS encoding acyltransferase family protein, producing MTAEAETSAVAPRRRELDILRVVVVLGLVFFHAALVFSPDDDFYVKNAETTDAVTVLAGLAVVWAMPMLFLVAGLGARHSIRRRGPAGFARERLLRLGVPLVFVTIALNPLPQWLRLRAADPAYDESYWRFWPRFLSAHLDLADFPFVLDGRYFDTGHLWFVVLLLTFCLLLVPFATALAAGGERAATAVSRHPGLLLLPALPLAAINALQGMEEGFAGWNRWAYLLFFLCGHALADDPRVRAALRRLAVPVGVLGLVLFATTAPGFMTADGDPFTDTTPLALATRALFGAAGWCWVAAILGLLDRPRELRELRGGGRPERLWAYLALAAMPLYVLHQPVVVAFAYGVVGWPAPIVVKYAAIVTGSLIVILALYEYAVRRTRPTRFLLGMRRPWRQSCSSV from the coding sequence ATGACTGCGGAGGCCGAGACGTCGGCGGTTGCTCCCCGGCGTCGCGAACTGGACATACTGCGCGTAGTGGTCGTGCTCGGCCTGGTCTTCTTCCACGCCGCGCTCGTCTTCTCCCCGGACGACGACTTCTACGTCAAGAACGCGGAGACGACGGACGCCGTCACCGTACTTGCCGGGCTCGCCGTGGTGTGGGCTATGCCGATGCTGTTCCTGGTCGCCGGGCTCGGCGCCCGGCACTCGATACGCCGGCGCGGCCCGGCCGGCTTCGCCCGCGAACGTCTGCTGCGCCTCGGCGTTCCGCTGGTCTTCGTGACCATCGCCCTCAATCCCCTCCCGCAGTGGCTGCGGTTACGGGCGGCCGACCCCGCCTACGACGAGTCGTACTGGCGGTTCTGGCCCCGCTTCCTCAGCGCCCACCTGGACCTCGCCGACTTCCCGTTCGTCCTCGACGGCCGTTACTTCGACACCGGCCACCTGTGGTTCGTCGTACTCCTCCTCACGTTCTGCCTGCTCCTCGTACCGTTCGCCACGGCGCTCGCGGCCGGCGGCGAGCGCGCGGCGACGGCGGTGTCACGTCACCCCGGTCTGCTCCTGCTGCCGGCACTGCCCTTGGCCGCGATCAACGCCCTGCAGGGCATGGAGGAGGGGTTCGCGGGCTGGAACCGCTGGGCGTACCTGCTGTTCTTCCTCTGCGGCCACGCCCTCGCCGACGACCCCCGCGTCCGCGCCGCCCTGCGCCGACTCGCCGTACCGGTCGGGGTGCTCGGCCTCGTCCTGTTCGCCACGACCGCGCCCGGGTTCATGACCGCGGACGGCGACCCGTTCACCGACACGACCCCGTTGGCGCTGGCCACCCGCGCGCTGTTCGGGGCGGCGGGCTGGTGCTGGGTGGCGGCGATCCTGGGGCTGCTCGACCGCCCCCGTGAACTCCGCGAACTCCGTGGCGGTGGCCGGCCCGAGCGGCTGTGGGCGTATCTCGCCCTCGCCGCGATGCCGCTGTACGTGCTGCACCAGCCGGTCGTCGTCGCCTTCGCCTACGGGGTGGTGGGCTGGCCCGCGCCCATCGTCGTCAAGTACGCGGCGATCGTGACCGGTTCACTGATCGTGATCCTCGCGCTGTACGAGTACGCGGTCCGCAGAACCCGCCCGACCCGCTTCCTGCTGGGAATGCGTCGTCCTTGGCGTCAGTCGTGCTCGTCGGTGTGA
- a CDS encoding calcium-binding protein: MRTYRTIVATATAALALGGALFAVPTAQAATTTSGAVVHEGSGLWYKATPGQNNQLTITDTTEERTDSNGFPEYYYVVTFDDRFDITIDARAAEVDRCAYPSASDRTVVQCEAPVSLGSDDSPRYEVTVRDGNDTVTLDPDNNADATVYAGPGNDTLTDNSLSAVLYGEDGNDRLHGGGGGWGMGPYGGKGDDTITACAYACYGGAGNDTLTGDAELNNMYGDSGNDVIHGKQGRDSLFGGKGNDRLHGNRGDDKVYGEQGNDTLWGDQENDALYGNSGNDVLYGGQGTDTLSGGAGSNKLHQ, from the coding sequence ATGCGCACGTACAGGACCATCGTCGCCACGGCGACTGCCGCACTCGCCCTGGGCGGCGCTCTGTTCGCCGTGCCCACGGCCCAGGCGGCGACGACGACCTCGGGCGCCGTCGTTCACGAAGGCTCCGGGCTCTGGTACAAGGCCACCCCCGGACAGAACAACCAACTGACGATCACCGACACGACCGAGGAGAGGACCGACTCCAACGGGTTCCCCGAGTACTACTACGTCGTCACGTTCGACGATCGCTTCGACATCACCATCGACGCCCGCGCGGCGGAGGTGGACCGGTGTGCGTACCCCTCGGCGAGTGACCGCACCGTCGTTCAGTGCGAGGCCCCGGTCTCCCTGGGCTCCGACGACAGCCCTCGCTACGAGGTCACCGTTCGCGACGGCAACGACACCGTGACGCTCGACCCCGACAACAACGCCGACGCGACGGTCTACGCCGGCCCCGGCAACGACACCCTCACCGACAACAGCCTCTCGGCCGTCCTCTACGGCGAGGACGGCAACGACCGCCTCCACGGCGGCGGCGGTGGCTGGGGCATGGGTCCCTACGGCGGCAAGGGCGACGACACGATCACCGCCTGCGCCTACGCCTGCTACGGCGGCGCCGGCAACGACACCCTCACCGGGGACGCCGAGCTCAACAACATGTACGGCGACTCCGGCAACGACGTCATCCACGGCAAGCAGGGCCGGGACAGCCTCTTCGGCGGCAAGGGCAACGACAGGCTGCACGGCAACCGGGGCGACGACAAGGTCTACGGCGAGCAGGGCAACGACACCCTCTGGGGCGACCAGGAGAACGACGCGCTGTACGGCAACAGCGGCAACGACGTGCTGTACGGCGGCCAGGGCACCGACACCCTCTCCGGCGGCGCGGGCAGCAACAAGCTCCACCAGTAG
- a CDS encoding NucA/NucB deoxyribonuclease domain-containing protein has protein sequence MGLLITAAAPSATAAPAGIEASAAQLRVTVGSAKGKAGALATPTANATCTINRITVNRFSSCEWVTVHVDVIRVVNGRPVIEGTADFNVKHQMTLKTNSANWGEKFTVSKAKTTGKGKGVRVNISATSGGGTKPTVKFPQGRTLDSVGNGTVSYKSAAIAPKKIKPKAKTTYKYTFTKAGYRPGGVSYASATYRCDNYYGSSRTNRSGCAFPEAPTAVSMVGLARIDEGIRKLRARGGHYGDPNGGKPLHWMINKTQEGKNRAAVCPRSAPADMKRVGRTSCDEYPFASSYEGGTHLPANQRTITWVKVQENKSQGGRITAWRGQMHVMDRDPFYVITS, from the coding sequence ATGGGTCTGCTGATCACGGCGGCGGCCCCGTCGGCGACAGCCGCCCCGGCCGGCATCGAGGCGAGCGCCGCACAGCTGCGGGTCACCGTCGGCTCGGCCAAGGGCAAGGCAGGCGCCCTGGCCACTCCGACCGCCAACGCCACCTGCACGATCAACCGCATCACGGTGAACCGCTTCAGCTCGTGCGAGTGGGTCACCGTCCACGTCGACGTCATCAGAGTCGTCAACGGTCGCCCGGTCATCGAGGGCACCGCCGACTTCAACGTCAAGCACCAGATGACCCTCAAGACGAATTCCGCCAACTGGGGCGAGAAGTTCACCGTCTCCAAGGCGAAGACCACGGGCAAGGGCAAGGGCGTCCGGGTCAACATCAGCGCCACCTCCGGCGGCGGCACCAAGCCCACCGTCAAGTTCCCGCAGGGCCGCACCCTCGACAGCGTGGGCAACGGCACCGTGTCCTACAAGTCCGCCGCCATCGCCCCGAAGAAGATCAAGCCCAAGGCGAAGACGACCTACAAGTACACCTTCACCAAGGCCGGTTACCGCCCCGGCGGCGTCTCCTACGCCTCCGCCACCTACCGGTGCGACAACTACTACGGCAGCAGCCGGACCAACCGCTCCGGGTGCGCGTTCCCCGAGGCCCCTACGGCGGTGAGCATGGTGGGCCTGGCCCGTATCGACGAAGGCATCCGCAAGCTGCGCGCCCGCGGGGGCCACTACGGTGACCCCAACGGGGGCAAGCCGCTGCACTGGATGATCAACAAGACGCAGGAGGGCAAGAACCGGGCCGCCGTGTGTCCGCGTTCCGCGCCGGCCGACATGAAGCGCGTCGGCCGCACCTCGTGCGACGAGTACCCCTTCGCCTCCTCCTATGAGGGCGGCACTCACCTGCCCGCCAACCAGCGGACGATCACCTGGGTCAAGGTCCAGGAGAACAAGTCCCAGGGCGGTCGTATCACCGCCTGGCGCGGCCAGATGCACGTCATGGACCGCGACCCGTTCTACGTGATCACCTCTTGA